The Pararge aegeria chromosome 8, ilParAegt1.1, whole genome shotgun sequence genome window below encodes:
- the LOC120625979 gene encoding uncharacterized protein LOC120625979: protein MTNLDRKNINITVNNTTIEQVRKYVYLGQKIRMRKDNQNNEIHRRVRLICIKTSSVWTWAGHIAWKENAWCKRLLEWKTWGEKCPHGRPQMRWKDDVKKVAGSNWIHTAQCREKWKILKEA, encoded by the exons ATGACTAACTTGGACAGAAAGAACATTAATATAACCGTTAACAACACCACTATAGAACAAGTAAGGAAATATGTCTATTTAGGGCAGAAGATCAGGATGCGCAAGGATAACCAAAATAATGAGATTCACAGACGAGTAAGGCTCAT ATGTATCAAGACAAGTAGCGTATGGACGTGGGCCGGACATATAGCTTGGAAGGAGAACGCTTGGTGCAAACGTCTCCTCGAATGGAAGACATGGGGAGAAAAGTGCCCTCATGGACGACCACAAATGCGCTGGAAGGACGACGTGAAGAAGGTAGCCGGTTCGAATTGGATCCACACAGCTCAATGTCGCGAGAAGTGGAAGATCTTGAAGGAGGCCTAA